The following are encoded in a window of Cervus canadensis isolate Bull #8, Minnesota chromosome 11, ASM1932006v1, whole genome shotgun sequence genomic DNA:
- the LOC122449754 gene encoding interstitial collagenase-like, which yields MPRLPLLLLLLGCLGSHGFPATSETQEQDMEMVQKYLQNYYSLEVGTSRFERQRNHGSMIEKLKQMQEFFGLKVTGKIDADTLDIVRKPRCGVPDVSSPYELTPGNPRWLSTHLTYRVENYTPDMSRADVEQAVRKAFQLWSSASPLTFTKVSEGQADIMISFVWRDHRDNSPFDGPGGVLAHAFQPGIGIGGDVHLDEEETWTKDLNGYNLYWVLAHELGHSFGLSHSTNMGALMYPNYIYTGEVYLSQDDIKGIQAIYGPPNKLQLVPVLPTPQPCDNWITFDAVTKIRGELFFFKDRFIIRVHPYYPGVEVVLISAFWPDLSSGIEAAYDVPKKDEALFFKGNKYWVARGGVILRSYPRDIYSSFGFPRWVRNVDAAVHEEETGKTYFFVDNEYWRYDENRESMDAGYPREIAEDFPGISGKVDAVFEHEGNFYFFQGSTQYKFDPKTERILAFLDANSWFNC from the exons ATGCCCCGccttcccctgctgctgctgctgctcgggTGCCTGGGGTCTCATGGGTTTCCAGCCACTTCAGAAACACAAGAGCAAGACATGGAGATGGTCCAG aAATACCTACAAAACTATTATAGCTTAGAGGTTGGAACCAGCCGATtcgaaaggcagagaaaccatgGTTCAATGattgaaaaattaaagcaaatgcAGGAATTCTTTGGGCTAAAAGTGACTGGAAAGATAGATGCTGATACCCTGGATATTGTGAGGAAGCCCAGATGTGGAGTGCCTGACGTCTCATCCCCGTATGAACTCACTCCAGGGAACCCTCGTTGGCTGAGCACACACCTGACCTACAG GGTTGAAAATTACACCCCAGACATGTCGAGAGCAGACGTGGAGCAGGCTGTTAGGAAGGCCTTTCAGCTCTGGAGCAGTGCCTCACCCCTGACCTTCACCAAGGTCTCTGAGGGGCAAGCGGACATAATGATATCCTTTGTCTGGAGAG ATCATCGTGACAACTCTCCCTTTGATGGACCTGGGGGTGTACTCGCTCATGCGTTCCAACCAGGAATAGGTATTGGAGGAGATGTTCATCTTGATGAAGAGGAAACATGGACCAAAGATTTGAATG GTTACAACTTGTATTGGGTTTTGGCACATGAATTGGGCCATTCCTTTGGACTTTCTCATTCTACTAACATGGGGGCTTTGATGTACCCCAACTACATCTACACTGGTGAAGTTTATCTGTCTCAGGATGACATCAAGGGCATCCAGGCCATCTATG ggcCACCTAATAAACTGCAGCTGGTCCCAGTGCTACCAACCCCCCAACCCTGTGATAACTGGATAACATTTGATGCTGTGACCAAAATTCGTGGGGAATTGTTCTTCTTCAAAGACAG GTTCATCATCCGTGTTCATCCGTACTACCCAGGGGTCGAAGTCGTGCTCATCTCTGCTTTCTGGCCAGATCTGTCAAGTGGGATTGAGGCAGCTTATGATGTTCCTAAAAAAGACGAAGCCCTTTTTTTCAAAG GCAATAAATACTGGGTTGCTAGGGGAGGTGTGATACTGCGCAGTTACCCCAGGGACATCTACAGTTCCTTTGGCTTCCCTAGATGGGTGAGGAATGTCGATGCTGCTGTCCATGAAGAGGAAACCGGAAAGACGTACTTCTTTGTTGACAATGAGTACTGGAG gtATGATGAAAACAGGGAGTCCATGGATGCAGGTTATCCCAGAGAGATAGCTGAAGACTTCCCTGGGATTAGCGGAAAAGTTGATGCTGTTTTCGAACATGAAG gaaacttCTACTTTTTTCAAGGATCAACGCAGTACAAATTTGATCCTAAAACAGAGAGAATTTTGGCTTTCCTGGATGCTAACAGCTGGTTCAACTGCTGA